The Tissierellales bacterium genome includes the window TCCTTTACCAATTTAGGCATTATATTTTTTCCAAAATCATTACTAGAATTTAATTCGTTCTCATCTTCTATTAATTTATCTCTGAGAACTTTCCAGTTAAATAAATATATCCCCATAGATGCCAAATTACTCTTAGGTTCCTTAGGTTTTTCCTGGAATTCTATGACATTATTTTCATCGTCTATCGCCATTATTCCAAATCTACTTGCCTCTTCCCAAGGTACTTCAAGAACTGATATTGTGACATCTGCATTCTTTGCTTTATGAAAATCAAGCATTTTACTATAATCCATATTGTATATATGATCTCCAGATAGTACTAATACATATTCGGGATCATAATTGTCTATAAATGGAATATTTTCGTAAATTGCATTTGCAGTTCCTTTGTAAAATTGACCTCCACCATCTTTTCTTTTATACGGTGGCAATATCTTTACTCCACCTTCTAAATCCCAAGATGTTCCGATTCCTATATGATCACTAAGTGTAAGTGGCTCATATTGAGTCAATATTCCTACTGTATCTATATCTGAATTAGAACAATTACTTAAAGCAAAGTCTATTATTCTATACTTTCCTGCAAATGTAACGGCTGGCTTAGCTATATTTGCCGTAATTGACTTAAGACGAGTACCTTGACCTCCTGCTAATATCATTGCTATGATTTCTTTTTTTTGTTTTTTCAATACGCTCACCTCTTAGCTTTCTTTTTTTTAATCCCTTTCTCTTCTTATCTCTTCTTTCTTCTTTGAGGTAAATAGTTGCTAGTGGAGGTATTTTCATTTCTATACAATGATAGAAGCCATTGTAATATTCGTTTTTTGACTCTATCAACTCTTCATTTTTGATATCTGAGCCTCCGAATAATTGCCAATCACTATTTAAAACTTCTCTGTAATTTTTTTGATGTGGAATTCCTATCTTATACGTATTATGTACTGCTTGCGTAAAATTCGATACCACAATCACTTCGTGACCGGAACTATCTATTCTTCTAAACGCAAAAACACTATCCTCTGCATTATTGACTTCTAACCATTCAAATCCCTCAAAGGACTGATCTCTTTCAAAAAATGCACCTTCTTTTAAGTAAAATCTATTAAGCTTTTTTACATACTCTTTTAACTCTCTATGTTTGTCATAGTTCAATAAAAACCAGTCTAATTCTCTCTTTTCATCCCATTCTATGAATTGTCCAAATTCATTACCCATAAAATTAAGTTTCTTGCCTGGATGCCCCATCATAAACCCATATAAAAGTCTTAAATTCGCAAATTTTTCCCAATATGTTCCAGGCATTTTGTCTAACATAGATTTTTTTCCATGAACAACTTCATCATGTGAAAATGGGAGTATAAAATTTTCAGAAAAAGCATATGTCATAGAAAATGTCATTAAATTATGCTCATACTTTCTATTTTCTGGTGAAATAGACATGTATTTAAGTACATCATTCATCCACCCCATATTCCATTTGAAATTAAAACCAAGACCTCCCTCATAAGTAGGTGCCGTTACAAGTGGCCATGTAGTAGATTCCTCTGCTATCAATAGCATATTTGGAAATTCTCTGTACAAAAGCTCGCTTAACTCTCTAAAAAATTCAATTGCACCTCTATTTTCATGTGTACCAAATTCATTTAGAACACTATTTAATTCTTTTCCATAATCTAGATATAGCATACATGCAACTGCATCTACTCTCAAACCATCTACATGGTATTCGCTTAACCAATAGTGTGCATTTGACAATAAAAAATTTCTAACCTCTCTTTTTGAGAAATCAAAATATGTCGTTCCCCACTGCTCATTTTCAGCACACTCTCTTCTAGACGGCTCATATACACTTCCGCCATCAAATTTTTTAAGACCATGCTCGTCATTACAAAAATGACCTGGAACCCAATCAAGTATAACTCCTATTCCAAACAAATGGCACTCCTCAACAAAATTCTTAAAATCCTCTGGTGTTCCATACCTGGATGTAATAGCATAATAGCCTGTTGCCTGATACCCCCATGAACCATCAAATGGATGCTCCATTATAGGCATAATTTCAATATGTGTGTATCCCATATCAGCAACATATGGAATTAATTTATCTTTTAAATTACTAAAACTTATCAAATCATCATTTTCCACCTTCCAAGAACCTAAATGTAATTCATATATATTTATTGGTTTATTGTAAGGTCTTCTTTGCATTCTATTTTGCATCCACCATTTATCTTTCCAATGTTTATTGGTTAAATCATAAATCTTAGATGCAGTATTAGGACGCTTTTCAGCACAAAATGCAAAAGGGTCTGCTTTATAAATATAGTTACCTTTTTTTGTTTTTATCTTGTATTTATAAAAATCTCCACCTTTTAAACCTCCAACAAATAGCTGCCAAATCCCTCTTTTGTCAATTTTTTTCATGCAGAAATCTCTTCCATACCAAAAGTTAAAATCTCCTACTACCTCTATCTTCTCAGCATTCGGAGCCCAAACTAAAAATTCAATGCCTTCTATACCCTTATATTTTTTCTTATGGGCGCCGAAATATTTATAAAGCTCATAATCTATACCTTCAAAAAAATTAGAATAAAAGCTAGCTTTCTCTGTTCTCAAGCACATATTTTGCTGAACCATCTTACACCTTCCTTTACTATCTCATCTCGAATCTCATTCTACCCCTTTCTTAAATATGTTTGTTTTTCGTTTAACAAAAAAAAGAACCCACCATGTGGATTCCCATTTTTAAGCATTTTATTCAATAATTATCGTTTTTTCATAATTTTTTTACTTTTTTAACATTTCCTCAATAGTTTCTATATCTACTGGTTTGCTATAATAATACCCTTGTCCGAGCTTACATCCATGATCTAAAAGATATTGTCTCTGCTCTTTAGTTTCTATTCCTTCTGCTATCAAACCAAATTTTAAATTTTGAGACAATCCAATTATAGTATTTACTATTTCCTGATTCTCTTTAACATCCAAATCTATAACAAATCCCTTATCTATCTTTAGCTTTGATATTGGTAAATCTTTCAAATAACTAAGTGAAGAATAGCCCGTTCCAAAATCATCTATCAAAATTGATAACCCATACTCTTTCAATCTATTTAATATCTCTTTAACTGCATTTTTGTCTTCTATAAAACTACTTTCTGTAACCTCAAGATGTATGCATTGTGGTGGTATCTTTGATTTTTTTACAATATCCATAAGGTCATCTATGAAAGATTTTTCAACCAACTGCACTACAGAAACGTTTACACTCAAATCTATCCAAAAACCTGAATCATGCAACCTTTTTAAATCTTCTAATGATTTTATTAAAACCCATTTACCAATTTCTATTATTTTCTTAGTTTCTTCAGCGAGCGGTATAAACTCATCTGGTCTTATCAATCCCTGTGATGGATGATTCCACCGAATTAGCGTTTCTACGCCTTCCCATTTTTCGGATTCTAAATCAACTATAGGCTGATATACTAAACTAAACTCACTTTCTGCTATAGCCTGGTCTAAAGAAGCTATCATTTCCAACCTATTTCTTGCTCTTATATTCATATCCTTACTATAGAACTCGTATCCACCTTTATTTACCTCTTTTGTATGAGACATTGCAGTCAGTGCAAATTTATATAAATCACTTATATTATCAGTATCATATGGGAAAGAACTAACTCCCATACTCGTAGTTATTGTCAAATATCTGTCTTTTACTTGATAAGGTTCCATTAATTCTAAACGTATTTTTTGAATTATATCGATTAATTCAGAAAAATTTTCAGATTTTAATACTAATCCAAACTCATCGCCCTTTAGTTTAAACAAAATCTGACCATAATCTGAATTTTTGAGTCTATTAGATACTTTTTTTATCAATTCATCTCCAATTACATAACCATATCCTTCATTTATTTTTCTAAATTCATCGATTCCTATAACTACTAGAGTCTCACCACTTTTACCATCTTTTGAGCTTTCATTTAAGTAATTTATAAGTGCCGCCTTATTTGGTAGATTAGTTGCAACATCGAAATTTTCCAAGTAGTCTATTTTCTGCTCTCTTTTCTTACGCTTGTCTATTTCTCTTACAAGTATTTCATTCTGTTCACTCATTTTTTGGAAATTTAGTTTTATTTCATTTGCCATGCTTTCAAATGCGTTAGCAAGCTGACCGATTTCATCGCTCGACCTTACATTTAAATTAATCTCGTAATTTTTATTCCTAATATCATCTGTAGCAATTACAAGTTTCCTAAGCCCGCTAGTTATCTTAGTATTGTAAGCTATTATTGCCAAAATCAATGTAATAATTATCATAGCCATATAAACACTAAGTTTAGTTATGGCATCATTCATTTGCGTCATAGCTTCTTCTTCAGTCTTGAAGTAAACACTATACAATTCTTTTTCGGGTATGACAAATGACAAATACCAATATTCATCAAAAAAACCATCATTAGAAGTCCAGCTTCTATATATCTTCATGGGTTCCTTGAATACTATATATCGTTCACCATTTATCTCTAAAGTAATTTCTCTATTCTCCTTTAATATTTCTGAATACAATTCCTTCACCGAATAATATTCACTCTGTGATATATATCGCTCCAAAATCGAATATCCTTCATCTCTATTTATCGTACTATCACTTACATTGCCAAGGCCTAATATCTCGGCTCCTCTATCTGCTAAAGCAAATACGTTTCCATTAGATTGCATTAAAAACGCGAAACCATTAGAACCTAATTTAACTTTTTCAATCTCTGAAACAATCTCTTCTATTGACACATCTGTACTTACTACTCCTTTAACCTTATTTTGATTTTTTTCAAAAATAGGTTGAGTATATGTAAGAACTATTTCTCCAGTCACCCCATCTTGAACAGGCGCAGTAACTCTTCCATAATCAATGTTTTCTTCACCATTGATTTGTTTTTTATGTTCCCAGTCCTCTATGAGCCCTGGATTAAAAGTGTCCCAAATAGGAACATCATTTAGTTCTGGATATACACTAAACACGTTTTCTCCAATATTTGACCACGGTGCCATTCTAACTATCGCTCGCTCTTTTCCGCCTTGAAAATAAACTTGTATTTTTTCAAATCCATTATCGCTAAACGATGGCAACACATGATTTAAAAATTTTGTACTCTGCAAAAGTTTCAACGGCTCTTCCTTTATTTTATTATCATTATCTAGCAAATATCCTTGAACAAATACTGCCGTTGATTCAGAATCTTCATTTTGATACCAATCTCCACTAAAAATCAAGTTTTCAATATCTACATTTTCAAACTCTTCGCTGTAGATAAATTCTTCTGTAAGTTGTTTCAATATGAGTAATTCTTTGTTTACTCCTTCTATATAGTTTTTTATATTTTCTTCTATTGACTCTATATAATTTCCGTAGTATTCATGACTAAGGTCTAGAACCTCATCTTCTATAATTTCAAGAGTATTATCATTTAAGGTTCTAACGCTACTATACATTATTGCTCCTAGTACTATTATTGCTACAACTATTGCAGTCAAGGTCATAAATGTTATTTTTATACTTATGCTACTCTTAAAACCTATTTTTTTCATGTATCGACACCTCACTTCCTGATAAACTTTTATTACCCTAATATCTATCAAATTCATCAAATTAATATCGCGTATTCACATTCATCTAGGGTATATTAATTATATAGTAATTTACGCGATATATATTTTTAAAGGAGGCTGATTTGTTTTGAAAATTTCAAAGGTATTTCTATTAGTATCTTTAGTGTTTCTTCTTTCTGGGTGCCAAGAGAAAACTCTAGAAGTAGGTTTTTCTGGTAGCTTAACTGGAAATGGTTCCGAACTTGGAGTAGCTGCTAGAAATGGTTTCAATTTAGCAATTGATGAAATAAATGAAGATGGCGGTATAAATGGACATATACTAGTCCCCATAATAAAAGACGATGAAAGTAATATTGACACAGCAAAAAAAATTGGGCAATCCTTTATAGATGAAAATGTAAATTATGTAATAGGTTTTTTGACAAGCAATATGACCCCCGCTATAGAAGAAACTATGAGTAAGTCTAATATTTTGTTCATAAGCCCGACAATAAGTACTCCACAAATGAGCAATATTGATGATCAGTTTTTACGCGTGATGGAGGCTAATGATCATCAAGCAATTGCATTAGCTGAACTATCTTTTGATTATGAAAAAATAGATAATATAGCAGTTGTAATTGACGATTCTAACGCTCGATACACTAGGCCTATACATGAACTATTTGAAAAAACATTTGTGGGAAAAGGTGGCAATATAAAATTTTTCAAAGCATTTGAAAGTGAAAACTTAGATGCTTCAGCACTAGCAGATGAGATAAAAGCATCTGGCTCTAAGGGTATAGTCTTAGTAGCCAACTCTATAGACTCTGCAAATATTTTGCAGCAGCTTTACAAAATAGACTATAAAATCCCTAGTTTTTTAGCTGGTTGGGCTAACACAAATGATTTCATATATCACGGTGGATTAGCTGCTGAAGGGGCTTACACTTCTAGTGTATTTGATGCAGATAGTGATAAGCCTAAATACTTGGATTTTGTGAAGCGTTATCAAAACAAATACGGAGAAGAACCTTCGTTTTCTTCTCATTTTGCATATGATTCTCTCATGATGCTTACTAAAGGTATGGAATCTTCGAATTCATTTGATCCTGTAGATATAAAAAATGAAATTATAAAAATTAGAGATTTTGAAGGTATACAATCTTCATTTACAATAAATGAATTTGGCGATGTGATAAGAGAAAACTTTAGATATAGAGTTGAAAATGGAACGTTTAATGAAATAGATTATTAATTAGTATTTTCGGGAGGTATTTATGAAAAAATACAATCAAAATTTAAAATCCAGCTTAATAATATCTTCGTCAGGAATGCTAATTGTAACTATACTTGCGCTCAATATCATTTTGGCATTTATATTCTATCAATATATAGAGCACGATATTTTGCAAAAAAATAATGCTCTTGTTAATTCTGTAAAACATGAGGTTTCTTCATTTTTTAAGAAACCTCAACAGAGTATACTGAGAATTGATGATTTAATCACGAATAGAAACGTAACTATTAATGACATACAAGAAGTTCTAGACAATTCACTCAAATATTCTGATGTCTTTTCAAATTTTTTCTTATTGGATTCTACAGGAAATGTCTTAGTTACTTCTCCAAGTGATTCTGATGCTATTGGCACAGATCATTCTCTTTACCCATACTTCAAAAATGTCTCAGACTCTGCACCACTTTATTGGTCAAAAGCTTTTTTTACCTATAATTCTAAAAAACCACTGGTATCAATAAGTTTAAAAAATAAAAATAAGATTTTAGTTGGAATAATTAATTTAGATGCACTCGGTTCTTTAGTTCAAGAATTAGATTTAGGAAAAAACAACTATATAACTATAATCGACTCCACCGGAACATATATAGCTCATTCTGATATGAAAAATGTATATCAAAGAGGAAAAGATCCATTTTACAAAGAACTTAGTGATTCTAAACCTAATGAGTTCAATCGGATAGTTTATAATGGACAAACTATGATTCCAAGTATTGCTAAAGAAGAAGATCAAAATTGGTCTGTAGTAATTTACCAATCGTATTCAGAACTTATTTCTCCAATATTTCAGTTTATAACGACCTCTTTTATTTTAACTATTTTATTATTAATATTTTCCTCTATAATATCGTATAGGCGTGTCTACTTACTGACAAATTCAATAGATATGTTCATAGCTCAATCTAATGAAGTCTCTGAAGGTAACTATAATTTTACTTTAGAAGAATTCCCTTATTCAGAGCTAAATGTACTCAAAAATTCATTTTCAACAATGGCTTCAAATTTACAAAAACGTGAATTAGCTTTGAAAAAAAATGAGCAAAAAATAAAAGACATAAACGAATCTTTAGAAATTGAAATAGAGAAAAGAACTTTAGATTTAGAAATATCAAATAGGAATTTATCTAATTCTCTTAAACAATTGAAATCAGTTCAAGAACGCTTAATTCAAAATGAGAAATTAGCAGCTCTTGGCGAATTAATAACAGGAATTGCTCATGAATTAAATACTCCAATAGGTGTTTCGATTACCACTGTTTCATACTTAGACATGAAAAGAAAGGAATTAGAAGATGCAATTTTAAAAAATCATCTTAGAAAAAGCCAATTGTCAAAATTTTTATCTATTAACAAAACTTCTTTACAAACTTTAGAACTAAACTTGAGAAAGTCTTCAGACCTCATAGAATTATTTAAGCAACTTTCTACAACCCCTGACAATTCAGATTTTAAAAAATTTAATATATCGGTCGAATTACAAACTATATATTCAAACTTAAAAAATCAACTTTCACAAAACAATATAATATTTAATATAGATTGTTTTGACCACATAGAAATATTGAGCTACAAGCATTCTTTCAATCAAGTCGTTTTACAACTTATTCACAATGCTATGGCACATGCATTTGAATCTCCATTTTCAAAAACTGAAAAAAGAATAGATATAGTTGCTAAAATTGAAAATG containing:
- a CDS encoding EAL domain-containing protein, which translates into the protein MKKIGFKSSISIKITFMTLTAIVVAIIVLGAIMYSSVRTLNDNTLEIIEDEVLDLSHEYYGNYIESIEENIKNYIEGVNKELLILKQLTEEFIYSEEFENVDIENLIFSGDWYQNEDSESTAVFVQGYLLDNDNKIKEEPLKLLQSTKFLNHVLPSFSDNGFEKIQVYFQGGKERAIVRMAPWSNIGENVFSVYPELNDVPIWDTFNPGLIEDWEHKKQINGEENIDYGRVTAPVQDGVTGEIVLTYTQPIFEKNQNKVKGVVSTDVSIEEIVSEIEKVKLGSNGFAFLMQSNGNVFALADRGAEILGLGNVSDSTINRDEGYSILERYISQSEYYSVKELYSEILKENREITLEINGERYIVFKEPMKIYRSWTSNDGFFDEYWYLSFVIPEKELYSVYFKTEEEAMTQMNDAITKLSVYMAMIIITLILAIIAYNTKITSGLRKLVIATDDIRNKNYEINLNVRSSDEIGQLANAFESMANEIKLNFQKMSEQNEILVREIDKRKKREQKIDYLENFDVATNLPNKAALINYLNESSKDGKSGETLVVIGIDEFRKINEGYGYVIGDELIKKVSNRLKNSDYGQILFKLKGDEFGLVLKSENFSELIDIIQKIRLELMEPYQVKDRYLTITTSMGVSSFPYDTDNISDLYKFALTAMSHTKEVNKGGYEFYSKDMNIRARNRLEMIASLDQAIAESEFSLVYQPIVDLESEKWEGVETLIRWNHPSQGLIRPDEFIPLAEETKKIIEIGKWVLIKSLEDLKRLHDSGFWIDLSVNVSVVQLVEKSFIDDLMDIVKKSKIPPQCIHLEVTESSFIEDKNAVKEILNRLKEYGLSILIDDFGTGYSSLSYLKDLPISKLKIDKGFVIDLDVKENQEIVNTIIGLSQNLKFGLIAEGIETKEQRQYLLDHGCKLGQGYYYSKPVDIETIEEMLKK
- a CDS encoding glucose-1-phosphate adenylyltransferase codes for the protein MILAGGQGTRLKSITANIAKPAVTFAGKYRIIDFALSNCSNSDIDTVGILTQYEPLTLSDHIGIGTSWDLEGGVKILPPYKRKDGGGQFYKGTANAIYENIPFIDNYDPEYVLVLSGDHIYNMDYSKMLDFHKAKNADVTISVLEVPWEEASRFGIMAIDDENNVIEFQEKPKEPKSNLASMGIYLFNWKVLRDKLIEDENELNSSNDFGKNIMPKLVKEDYKFSAYEFDGYWKDVGTVESLWEANMDLLREDRAFDLYDAHWRNYSVNPNSPPQYVAATGVVENSLLNEGCVIEGEVKKSVISPDVYVGPDAKVEGSIIMHGAKIEDGAEVYKTIVLEGAIVRSGEVIGDRDDNYIDVFEGNFGGGCNE
- a CDS encoding ABC transporter substrate-binding protein, which translates into the protein MKISKVFLLVSLVFLLSGCQEKTLEVGFSGSLTGNGSELGVAARNGFNLAIDEINEDGGINGHILVPIIKDDESNIDTAKKIGQSFIDENVNYVIGFLTSNMTPAIEETMSKSNILFISPTISTPQMSNIDDQFLRVMEANDHQAIALAELSFDYEKIDNIAVVIDDSNARYTRPIHELFEKTFVGKGGNIKFFKAFESENLDASALADEIKASGSKGIVLVANSIDSANILQQLYKIDYKIPSFLAGWANTNDFIYHGGLAAEGAYTSSVFDADSDKPKYLDFVKRYQNKYGEEPSFSSHFAYDSLMMLTKGMESSNSFDPVDIKNEIIKIRDFEGIQSSFTINEFGDVIRENFRYRVENGTFNEIDY
- the glgB gene encoding 1,4-alpha-glucan branching protein GlgB, producing the protein MVQQNMCLRTEKASFYSNFFEGIDYELYKYFGAHKKKYKGIEGIEFLVWAPNAEKIEVVGDFNFWYGRDFCMKKIDKRGIWQLFVGGLKGGDFYKYKIKTKKGNYIYKADPFAFCAEKRPNTASKIYDLTNKHWKDKWWMQNRMQRRPYNKPINIYELHLGSWKVENDDLISFSNLKDKLIPYVADMGYTHIEIMPIMEHPFDGSWGYQATGYYAITSRYGTPEDFKNFVEECHLFGIGVILDWVPGHFCNDEHGLKKFDGGSVYEPSRRECAENEQWGTTYFDFSKREVRNFLLSNAHYWLSEYHVDGLRVDAVACMLYLDYGKELNSVLNEFGTHENRGAIEFFRELSELLYREFPNMLLIAEESTTWPLVTAPTYEGGLGFNFKWNMGWMNDVLKYMSISPENRKYEHNLMTFSMTYAFSENFILPFSHDEVVHGKKSMLDKMPGTYWEKFANLRLLYGFMMGHPGKKLNFMGNEFGQFIEWDEKRELDWFLLNYDKHRELKEYVKKLNRFYLKEGAFFERDQSFEGFEWLEVNNAEDSVFAFRRIDSSGHEVIVVSNFTQAVHNTYKIGIPHQKNYREVLNSDWQLFGGSDIKNEELIESKNEYYNGFYHCIEMKIPPLATIYLKEERRDKKRKGLKKRKLRGERIEKTKKRNHSNDISRRSRYSS
- a CDS encoding sensor histidine kinase yields the protein MKKYNQNLKSSLIISSSGMLIVTILALNIILAFIFYQYIEHDILQKNNALVNSVKHEVSSFFKKPQQSILRIDDLITNRNVTINDIQEVLDNSLKYSDVFSNFFLLDSTGNVLVTSPSDSDAIGTDHSLYPYFKNVSDSAPLYWSKAFFTYNSKKPLVSISLKNKNKILVGIINLDALGSLVQELDLGKNNYITIIDSTGTYIAHSDMKNVYQRGKDPFYKELSDSKPNEFNRIVYNGQTMIPSIAKEEDQNWSVVIYQSYSELISPIFQFITTSFILTILLLIFSSIISYRRVYLLTNSIDMFIAQSNEVSEGNYNFTLEEFPYSELNVLKNSFSTMASNLQKRELALKKNEQKIKDINESLEIEIEKRTLDLEISNRNLSNSLKQLKSVQERLIQNEKLAALGELITGIAHELNTPIGVSITTVSYLDMKRKELEDAILKNHLRKSQLSKFLSINKTSLQTLELNLRKSSDLIELFKQLSTTPDNSDFKKFNISVELQTIYSNLKNQLSQNNIIFNIDCFDHIEILSYKHSFNQVVLQLIHNAMAHAFESPFSKTEKRIDIVAKIENDKLLLTISDNGIGLAPNVLNQVLNPFFTTARGRGFSGLGLNICYNIVSTNLSGEMNISSEKAIGTTITLNIPINLTSL